One genomic segment of Anser cygnoides isolate HZ-2024a breed goose chromosome 20, Taihu_goose_T2T_genome, whole genome shotgun sequence includes these proteins:
- the HSPA5 gene encoding endoplasmic reticulum chaperone BiP isoform X1 gives MASLHAGVTEGIYGRAARPGRSAAVGGAVGVTGGEGRAAGMRHLLWALLVLGSARADDEEKKEDVGTVVGIDLGTTYSCVGVFKNGRVEIIANDQGNRITPSYVAFTPEGERLIGDAAKNQLTSNPENTVFDAKRLIGRTWNDPSVQQDIKYLPFKVVEKKAKPHIQVDVGGGQTKTFAPEEISAMVLTKMKETAEAYLGKKVTHAVVTVPAYFNDAQRQATKDAGTIAGLNVMRIINEPTAAAIAYGLDKREGEKNILVFDLGGGTFDVSLLTIDNGVFEVVATNGDTHLGGEDFDQRVMEHFIKLYKKKTGKDVRKDNRAVQKLRREVEKAKRALSSQHQARIEIESFFEGEDFSETLTRAKFEELNMDLFRSTMKPVQKVLEDSDLKKSDIDEIVLVGGSTRIPKIQQLVKEFFNGKEPSRGINPDEAVAYGAAVQAGVLSGDQDTGDLVLLDVCPLTLGIETVGGVMTKLIPRNTVVPTKKSQIFSTASDNQPTVTIKVYEGERPLTKDNHLLGTFDLTGIPPAPRGVPQIEVTFEIDVNGILRVTAEDKGTGNKNKITITNDQNRLTPEEIERMVNDAEKFAEEDKKLKERIDARNELESYAYSLKNQIGDKEKLGGKLSSEDKETIEKAVEEKIEWLESHQDADIEDFKSQKKELEEVVQPIVSKLYGSAGPPPSGEEETAEKDEL, from the exons ATGGCGAGCCTCCACGCAGGAGTAACGGAGGGTATATAtgggcgggcggcgcggcctGGGCGTTCAGCGGCAGTTGGCGGCGCGGTCGGTGTCACG GGCGGCGAGGGGCGAGCGGCCGGCATGAGGCATCTTCTGTGggcgctgctggtgctgggctccGCGCGGGCGGACGAcgaggagaagaaagaggacgTGGGCACGGTGGTGGGCATCGACCTCGGCACCACCTACTCCTG CGTGGGCGTTTTCAAGAATGGCCGGGTGGAAATCATTGCCAACGACCAGGGGAACCGCATCACCCCATCCTACGTGGCGTTCACGCCTGAGGGGGAGCGTTTGATCGGGGATGCCGCCAAGAACCAGCTGACATCCAACCCTGAGAACACCGTGTTCGATGCCAAGCGGCTCATAGGCCGCACCTGGAACGACCCCTCGGTGCAGCAGGACATCAAGTACTTGCCATTCAAG GTTGTTGAAAAGAAAGCCAAGCCCCATATTCAGGTTGATGTTGGTGGTGGACAGACAAAAACATTTGCTCCTGAAGAAATTTCTGCTATGGTCCTGACAAAGATGAAGGAAACTGCAGAGGCTTACCTGGGGAAGAAG GTTACTCATGCTGTTGTTACTGTGCCAGCCTACTTCAATGACGCTCAGCGTCAGGCCACAAAGGATGCTGGTACTATTGCTGGACTGAACGTGATGCGGATCATCAACGAGCC AACGGCTGCTGCTATTGCTTACGGATTGGACAAGAGAGAGGGTGAGAAGAATATCCTCGTGTTTGACTTGGGTGGTGGGACTTTTGATGTCTCCCTCCTCACAATTGACAATGGAGTCTTCGAAGTTGTGGCTACTAATGGAGACACTCACCTGGGTGGAGAAGACTTTGACCAACGTGTTATGGAACACTTCATCAAGctctacaaaaagaaaactgggaAAGATGTCAGGAAGGATAATAGAGCTGTGCAGAAACTAAGACGGGAAGTGGAGAAAGCAAAGCGGGCCTTGTCATCTCAGCATCAAGCTAGAATTGAAATAGAATCCTTTTTTGAGGGAGAAGACTTCTCTGAGACACTTACTCGAGCCAAGTTTGAAGAACTGAACATG GACCTGTTCCGTTCTACGATGAAGCCTGTCCAGAAAGTTCTGGAAGACTCTGACCTGAAGAAGTCTGATATTGATGAGATTGTTCTTGTCGGTGGCTCTACTCGCATCCCCAAAATACAACAACTCGTTAAAGAGTTCTTTAATGGGAAGGAGCCTTCTCGTGGCATTAATCCAGATGAGGCTGTAGCCTACGGTGCAGCTGTTCAGGCTGGTGTTCTCTCTGGGGACCAAGATACAG GTGACTTGGTACTGCTCGATGTGTGTCCTCTGACACTTGGTATCGAGACTGTTGGAGGTGTGATGACTAAGCTGATCCCAAGAAATACTGTTGTTCCCACAAAGAAGTCTCAGATTTTCTCTACAGCTTCTGACAATCAGCCAACTGTGACAATCAAGGTCTATGAAG GTGAGCGTCCCCTCACCAAGGACAATCATCTTCTGGGAACTTTCGATCTGACGGGaatccctcctgctccccgtggCGTCCCACAGATCGAAGTTACCTTTGAAATAGATGTAAATGGAATCCTCCGTGTCACAGCTGAAGACAAGGGCACTGGGAACAAAAACAAGATCACAATTACAAACGATCAGAATCGGCTAACGCCTGAAGAGATTGAGAGAATGGTTAATGATGCTGAGAAGTTTGCGGAGGAAGACAAAAAGCTTAAGGAACGTATTGATGCCCGCAATGAGCTGGAGAGCTACGCCTATTCTCTGAAGAATCAGATTGGGGACAAAGAGAAGCTGGGTGGCAAGCTGTCATctgaagacaaagaaacaaTAGAGAAGGCAGTAGAGGAAAAGATCGAGTGGCTTGAAAGCCACCAGGATGCAGATATCGAAGACTTCAAATCACAGAAGAAGGAGCTAGAGGAAGTCGTTCAGCCCATTGTTAGCAAGCTCTACGGAAGTGCAGGCCCCCCTCCCTCGGGtgaagaagaaacagcagaaaaggatGAGTTGTAG
- the ARPC5L gene encoding actin-related protein 2/3 complex subunit 5-like protein yields the protein MARSTLSSRFRRLDVERFDGSRFEDEPEEAPPAEPEPGPEAEALLRQGDAVRALQAALRSAPRLAASPDTKEQAQGTMLKVLTSFKSSEIEQAVNSLDGNGIDLLMKYIYKGFEKPTENSSAILLQWHEKALAVGGLGAIVRVLTARKSV from the exons ATGGCGCGGAGCACGCTCTCGTCGCGCTTCCGCCGGCTGGACGTGGAGCGCTTCGACGGGAGCCGCTTCGAGGACGAGCCCGAGGAGGCGCCGCCGGCGGAGCCCGAGCCCGGCCCCGAGGCGGAGGCGCTGCTGCGGCA GGGGGACGCGGTGCGGGCCCTGCAGGCCGCCCTGCGCAGCGCCCCGCGCCTCGCCGCCAGCCCGGACACcaag gagcaggcccAGGGAACCATGCTTAAAGTCCTCACgtcttttaaaagcagtgagATAGAGCAAGCGGTGAACTCCTTAGACGGAAATGGCATTGACTTGTTAATGAAGTATATTTATAAGGGATTTGAAAAGCCAACAGAAAATAGCAGTGCAATATTACTTCAATGGCACGAAAAG GCATTAGCAGTAGGTGGACTAGGTGCCATAGTAAGAGTTCTTACTGCAAGAAAGTCTGTTTAA
- the RABEPK gene encoding rab9 effector protein with kelch motifs isoform X1, with protein sequence MGPPLPPLEPGRRPQPGTWYRLRPRGAGPSGRVGHGCLPVPGGPGRVLLLGGADPDGAFADAHLVELGSLRWAQAGWSGLRPRYEHATFLPARRPPRLWVFGGAHRAGNRSCVQALDPETGTWESPAVAGTPPLPRTFHTSSAAIGDRLYVFGGGDKGAEPVRDQQLHVFDTATCTWSQPDTRGDPPSPRHGHVVVAVGTKLLVHGGLAGDVFYDDLFCIDTNDLTWVKIPASGDVPGGRASHASAVFRDHLYIFGGIGPAGTLNTTHKYHIGEQRWTLLQFEAPLPAGRLDHAMCVIPWRAGGTVEEEAEEEPPAPAGGKANLLQGSRDEEGLGEDPALHLLFVFGGMDTQGEMFRDCLVTLIE encoded by the exons atggggccgccgctgccgccgctggAGCCGGGGCGGCGTCCGCAGCCCGGCACGTG GTACCGGCTGCGGCCGCGCGGTGCGGGCCCCAGCGGGCGCGTGGGCCACGGCTGCCTCCCGGTGCCGGGCGGGCCCGGCCGCGTCCTGCTGCTGGGCGGCGCCGACCCCGACGGCGCCTTCGCGGACGCGCACCTCGTGGAGCTGG GGTCCCTGCGCTGGGCCCAGGCCGGCTGGAGTGGGCTGCGGCCGCGCTACGAGCACGCCACCTTcctgcccgcccgccgccccccgcgcctCTGGGTCTTCGGCGGCGCCCACCGGGCCGGGAACAGGAGCTGCGTCCAGGCGCTGGACCCCG AAACAGGAACCTGGGAGAGTCCCGCGGTGGCCGGCACCCCGCCGCTGCCCAGGACGTTCCACACATCCTCGGCAGCTATCGGGGACCGTCTGTACGTCTTCGGAGGGGGAGACAAGGGAGCAGAACCGGTCCGAGACCAGCAGCTTCACGTGTTCGACACAG CCACCTGTACCTGGTCCCAGCCGGACACCCGCGGTGATCCCCCGTCCCCCCGGCACGGGCACGTCGTGGTTGCAGTCGGGACCAAACTTCTCGTGCACGGAGGTTTGGCTGGCGACGTTTTCTATGATGACCTGTTCTGCATCGATACAA ACGACCTGACGTGGGTTAAGATACCAGCCAGCGGTGATGTCCCGGGAGGACGGGCGTCCCACGCCTCAGCGGTGTTTAGGGACCACCTGTACATCTTCGGGGGGATAGGCCCGGCCGGGACCCTCAACACCACACACAAGTACCACATCG GGGAGCAGCGGTGGACGCTCCTGCAGTTTGAGGCCCCTCTGCCCGCGGGGAGGCTGGACCACGCCATGTGCGTCATTCCCTGGCGGGCCGGTGGCACTGTGGAAGAGGAAGCTGAAGAGGAGCCACCCGCGCCAGCTGGGGGCAAGGCCAACCTCCTCCAGGGGAGCCGGGACGAGGAGGGGCTCGGTGAGGACCCAGCGCTGCatctgctgtttgtgtttgggGGCATGGACACACAAGGGGAGATGTTCAGGGACTGCCTTGTAACCTTGATCGAGTAG
- the HSPA5 gene encoding endoplasmic reticulum chaperone BiP isoform X2, translating into MASLHAGVTEGIYGRAARPGRSAAVGGAGGEGRAAGMRHLLWALLVLGSARADDEEKKEDVGTVVGIDLGTTYSCVGVFKNGRVEIIANDQGNRITPSYVAFTPEGERLIGDAAKNQLTSNPENTVFDAKRLIGRTWNDPSVQQDIKYLPFKVVEKKAKPHIQVDVGGGQTKTFAPEEISAMVLTKMKETAEAYLGKKVTHAVVTVPAYFNDAQRQATKDAGTIAGLNVMRIINEPTAAAIAYGLDKREGEKNILVFDLGGGTFDVSLLTIDNGVFEVVATNGDTHLGGEDFDQRVMEHFIKLYKKKTGKDVRKDNRAVQKLRREVEKAKRALSSQHQARIEIESFFEGEDFSETLTRAKFEELNMDLFRSTMKPVQKVLEDSDLKKSDIDEIVLVGGSTRIPKIQQLVKEFFNGKEPSRGINPDEAVAYGAAVQAGVLSGDQDTGDLVLLDVCPLTLGIETVGGVMTKLIPRNTVVPTKKSQIFSTASDNQPTVTIKVYEGERPLTKDNHLLGTFDLTGIPPAPRGVPQIEVTFEIDVNGILRVTAEDKGTGNKNKITITNDQNRLTPEEIERMVNDAEKFAEEDKKLKERIDARNELESYAYSLKNQIGDKEKLGGKLSSEDKETIEKAVEEKIEWLESHQDADIEDFKSQKKELEEVVQPIVSKLYGSAGPPPSGEEETAEKDEL; encoded by the exons ATGGCGAGCCTCCACGCAGGAGTAACGGAGGGTATATAtgggcgggcggcgcggcctGGGCGTTCAGCGGCAGTTGGCGGCGCG GGCGGCGAGGGGCGAGCGGCCGGCATGAGGCATCTTCTGTGggcgctgctggtgctgggctccGCGCGGGCGGACGAcgaggagaagaaagaggacgTGGGCACGGTGGTGGGCATCGACCTCGGCACCACCTACTCCTG CGTGGGCGTTTTCAAGAATGGCCGGGTGGAAATCATTGCCAACGACCAGGGGAACCGCATCACCCCATCCTACGTGGCGTTCACGCCTGAGGGGGAGCGTTTGATCGGGGATGCCGCCAAGAACCAGCTGACATCCAACCCTGAGAACACCGTGTTCGATGCCAAGCGGCTCATAGGCCGCACCTGGAACGACCCCTCGGTGCAGCAGGACATCAAGTACTTGCCATTCAAG GTTGTTGAAAAGAAAGCCAAGCCCCATATTCAGGTTGATGTTGGTGGTGGACAGACAAAAACATTTGCTCCTGAAGAAATTTCTGCTATGGTCCTGACAAAGATGAAGGAAACTGCAGAGGCTTACCTGGGGAAGAAG GTTACTCATGCTGTTGTTACTGTGCCAGCCTACTTCAATGACGCTCAGCGTCAGGCCACAAAGGATGCTGGTACTATTGCTGGACTGAACGTGATGCGGATCATCAACGAGCC AACGGCTGCTGCTATTGCTTACGGATTGGACAAGAGAGAGGGTGAGAAGAATATCCTCGTGTTTGACTTGGGTGGTGGGACTTTTGATGTCTCCCTCCTCACAATTGACAATGGAGTCTTCGAAGTTGTGGCTACTAATGGAGACACTCACCTGGGTGGAGAAGACTTTGACCAACGTGTTATGGAACACTTCATCAAGctctacaaaaagaaaactgggaAAGATGTCAGGAAGGATAATAGAGCTGTGCAGAAACTAAGACGGGAAGTGGAGAAAGCAAAGCGGGCCTTGTCATCTCAGCATCAAGCTAGAATTGAAATAGAATCCTTTTTTGAGGGAGAAGACTTCTCTGAGACACTTACTCGAGCCAAGTTTGAAGAACTGAACATG GACCTGTTCCGTTCTACGATGAAGCCTGTCCAGAAAGTTCTGGAAGACTCTGACCTGAAGAAGTCTGATATTGATGAGATTGTTCTTGTCGGTGGCTCTACTCGCATCCCCAAAATACAACAACTCGTTAAAGAGTTCTTTAATGGGAAGGAGCCTTCTCGTGGCATTAATCCAGATGAGGCTGTAGCCTACGGTGCAGCTGTTCAGGCTGGTGTTCTCTCTGGGGACCAAGATACAG GTGACTTGGTACTGCTCGATGTGTGTCCTCTGACACTTGGTATCGAGACTGTTGGAGGTGTGATGACTAAGCTGATCCCAAGAAATACTGTTGTTCCCACAAAGAAGTCTCAGATTTTCTCTACAGCTTCTGACAATCAGCCAACTGTGACAATCAAGGTCTATGAAG GTGAGCGTCCCCTCACCAAGGACAATCATCTTCTGGGAACTTTCGATCTGACGGGaatccctcctgctccccgtggCGTCCCACAGATCGAAGTTACCTTTGAAATAGATGTAAATGGAATCCTCCGTGTCACAGCTGAAGACAAGGGCACTGGGAACAAAAACAAGATCACAATTACAAACGATCAGAATCGGCTAACGCCTGAAGAGATTGAGAGAATGGTTAATGATGCTGAGAAGTTTGCGGAGGAAGACAAAAAGCTTAAGGAACGTATTGATGCCCGCAATGAGCTGGAGAGCTACGCCTATTCTCTGAAGAATCAGATTGGGGACAAAGAGAAGCTGGGTGGCAAGCTGTCATctgaagacaaagaaacaaTAGAGAAGGCAGTAGAGGAAAAGATCGAGTGGCTTGAAAGCCACCAGGATGCAGATATCGAAGACTTCAAATCACAGAAGAAGGAGCTAGAGGAAGTCGTTCAGCCCATTGTTAGCAAGCTCTACGGAAGTGCAGGCCCCCCTCCCTCGGGtgaagaagaaacagcagaaaaggatGAGTTGTAG
- the RABEPK gene encoding rab9 effector protein with kelch motifs isoform X3, whose protein sequence is MGPPLPPLEPGRRPQPGTWYRLRPRGAGPSGRVGHGCLPVPGGPGRVLLLGGADPDGAFADAHLVELGSLRWAQAGWSGLRPRYEHATFLPARRPPRLWVFGGAHRAGNRSCVQALDPETGTWESPAVAGTPPLPRTFHTSSAAIGDRLYVFGGGDKGAEPVRDQQLHVFDTDDLTWVKIPASGDVPGGRASHASAVFRDHLYIFGGIGPAGTLNTTHKYHIGEQRWTLLQFEAPLPAGRLDHAMCVIPWRAGGTVEEEAEEEPPAPAGGKANLLQGSRDEEGLGEDPALHLLFVFGGMDTQGEMFRDCLVTLIE, encoded by the exons atggggccgccgctgccgccgctggAGCCGGGGCGGCGTCCGCAGCCCGGCACGTG GTACCGGCTGCGGCCGCGCGGTGCGGGCCCCAGCGGGCGCGTGGGCCACGGCTGCCTCCCGGTGCCGGGCGGGCCCGGCCGCGTCCTGCTGCTGGGCGGCGCCGACCCCGACGGCGCCTTCGCGGACGCGCACCTCGTGGAGCTGG GGTCCCTGCGCTGGGCCCAGGCCGGCTGGAGTGGGCTGCGGCCGCGCTACGAGCACGCCACCTTcctgcccgcccgccgccccccgcgcctCTGGGTCTTCGGCGGCGCCCACCGGGCCGGGAACAGGAGCTGCGTCCAGGCGCTGGACCCCG AAACAGGAACCTGGGAGAGTCCCGCGGTGGCCGGCACCCCGCCGCTGCCCAGGACGTTCCACACATCCTCGGCAGCTATCGGGGACCGTCTGTACGTCTTCGGAGGGGGAGACAAGGGAGCAGAACCGGTCCGAGACCAGCAGCTTCACGTGTTCGACACAG ACGACCTGACGTGGGTTAAGATACCAGCCAGCGGTGATGTCCCGGGAGGACGGGCGTCCCACGCCTCAGCGGTGTTTAGGGACCACCTGTACATCTTCGGGGGGATAGGCCCGGCCGGGACCCTCAACACCACACACAAGTACCACATCG GGGAGCAGCGGTGGACGCTCCTGCAGTTTGAGGCCCCTCTGCCCGCGGGGAGGCTGGACCACGCCATGTGCGTCATTCCCTGGCGGGCCGGTGGCACTGTGGAAGAGGAAGCTGAAGAGGAGCCACCCGCGCCAGCTGGGGGCAAGGCCAACCTCCTCCAGGGGAGCCGGGACGAGGAGGGGCTCGGTGAGGACCCAGCGCTGCatctgctgtttgtgtttgggGGCATGGACACACAAGGGGAGATGTTCAGGGACTGCCTTGTAACCTTGATCGAGTAG
- the GAPVD1 gene encoding GTPase-activating protein and VPS9 domain-containing protein 1 isoform X3 → MVKLDIHTLAHHLKQERLYVNSEKQLIQRLNADVLKTAEKLYRTAWISKQQRINLDRLIITSAEASPAECCQHAKILEDTQFVDGYKQLGFQETAYGEFLNRLRENPRLIASCLVAGEKLNQDNTQGVIHTVFTSIYGNCIMQEDESYLLQVLRYLIEFELKESDNPRRLLRRGTCAFSILFKLFSEGLFSAKLFLTATLHEPIMQLLVEDEDHLETDPNKLIERFSPVQQEKLFGEKGTEKFKQRVQEMVDSNEAKLVTLVNKFIGYLKQNTYCFPHSLRWIVSQMYKTLSCVDRLEVGEVRAMCTDLLLACFICPAIVNPEQYGIISDAPINEVARFNLMQVGRLLQQLAMTGSEEGDPRMKNNLAKFDKSCVAAFLDVVIDGRAVETPPMSSVNLLEGLSRTVVYMTYSQLTSLVGFMRNVMSSDQLKEDRMALENLLANLPQNKPGKSSSLEMTPYNTPQLSPATTPANKKNRLPIGQQLAAITAWDTSATNLSAHITLVTPFGG, encoded by the exons ATGGTGAAGCTGGATATACACACGCTGGCTCATCACCTCAAGCAGGAACGACTGTATGTGAACTCGGAAAAGCAACTGATTCAGAGGCTCAATGCGGATGTACTGAAGACAGCTGAAAAGCTGTACCGCACAGCATGGATTTCCAAGCAGCAAAGGATTAATTTGGACAGACTGATCATAACAAG tgctGAGGCTTCTCCTGCTGAATGCTGTCAGCATGCAAAAATCCTGGAGGACACGCAGTTTGTGGATGGATACAAGCAGTTGGGATTTCAGGAGACTGCTTATGGAGAATTCCTAAACAGACTGAGAGAGAACCCTAGGCTTATTGCATCCTGTCTGGTTGCCGGAGAGAAGCTCAACCAGGACAACACGCAGGGCGTCATCCACACAGTCTTCACCTCCATTTACGGCAACTGCATCATGCAGGAGGACGAGAGCTACCTCCTCCAGGTCCTTCGCTACTTGATCGAATTTGAACTTAAGGAAAGTGACAACCCTAGGCGGCTGTTGAGACGAGGTACTTGTGCGTTCAGCATCTTATTCAAACTTTTTTCTGAAGGacttttttctgcaaaacttttTCTTACTGCAACTTTACACGAGCCAATCATGCAGCTTCTGGTTGAAGACGAAGACCACCTGGAAACCGATCCAAACAAATTAATTGAGAGATTCTCTCCAGTACAACAGGAAAAGTTGTTTGGAGAGAAGGGCACAGAAAAGTTCAAGCAAAGAGTTCAAGAGATGGTCGACTCCAACGAGGCCAAATTGGTGACCTTGGTGAACAAATTCATAGGCTAtctcaaacaaaacacatactGTTTTCCACACAGCTTGCGATGGATCGTGTCACAAATGTACAAAACGCTCTCATGTGTAGACAGGCTGGAGGTCGGAGAGGTCAGAGCAATGTGCACGGATCTCCTGCTAGCATGTTTCATCTGTCCTGCGATTGTTAACCCAGAACAGTACGGGATAATTTCTGATGCTCCTATAAACGAGGTGGCAAGATTTAATCTGATGCAG GTCGGGAGACTTCTGCAGCAATTGGCAATGACAGGTTCTGAAGAGGGGGATCCACGTATGAAGAACAACCTTGCTAAATTTGACAAA AGCTGCGTTGCTGCTTTCCTGGACGTAGTTATTGATGGGCGTGCAGTTGAAACTCCTCCAATGTCTTCAGTTAATCTCCTGGAGGGGCTGAGTAGAACAGTGGTTTACATGACATACAGCCAGCTAACTAGTCTG GTTGGTTTTATGCGGAATGTGATGTCAAGTGATCAACTTAAGGAAGATCGGATGGCTTTGGAAAACTTGCTAGCAAACTTGCCCCAGAACAAAccagggaaaagcagcagccttgAAATGACTCCGTATAATACACCACA
- the PPP6C gene encoding serine/threonine-protein phosphatase 6 catalytic subunit, whose translation MAPLDLDKYVEIARLCKYLPENDLKRLCDYVCDLLLEESNVQPVCTPVTVCGDIHGQFYDLCELFRTGGQVPDTNYIFMGDFVDRGYYSLETFTYLLALKAKWPDRITLLRGNHESRQITQVYGFYDECQTKYGNANAWRYCTKVFDMLTIAALIDEQILCVHGGLSPDIKTLDQIRTIERNQEIPHKGAFCDLVWSDPEDVDTWAISPRGAGWLFGAKVTNEFVHINNLKLICRAHQLVHEGYKFMFDEKLVTVWSAPNYCYRCGNIASIMVFKDVNTREPKLFRAVPDSERVIPPRTTTPYFL comes from the exons ATGGCGCCGCTGGACCTGGACAAGTACGTGGAGATCGCGCGGCTCTGCAAGTACCTGCCCGAGAACGACCTCAAG CGGCTGTGTGACTACGTGTGCgacctgctgctggaggagtcCAACGTGCAGCCCGTCTGCACGCCCGTCACCGTCTGCGGCGACATCCACGGGCAG TTCTACGACCTGTGCGAGCTGTTCCGGACCGGCGGGCAGGTCCCGGACACCAACTACATCTTCATG GGGGACTTTGTAGATAGAGGTTATTATAGTCTCGAGACTTTCACTTACCTTCTTGCACTAAAAGCTAAGTGGCCTGATCGTATCACGCTGTTACGGGGCAATCATGAGAGCAGGCAGATAACGCAAGTGTATGGATTTTACG ATGAGTGCCAAACCAAATACGGAAATGCTAACGCTTGGAGGTACTGCACCAAAGTCTTTGACATGCTCACAATAGCAGCT TTAATAGACGAGCAGATCCTCTGCGTGCACGGCGGCCTGTCTCCAGACATCAAGACGCTCGATCAGATTCGAACCATTGAACGCAATCAAGAAATTCCTCACAAAGGCGCCTTCTGCGACCTGGTGTGGTCGGACCCAGAGGACGTGGACACGTGGGCCATCAGCCCGCGGGGCGCAGGCTGGCTGTTTGGAGCCAAGGTGACGAACGAG TTCGTTCACATCAACAATTTAAAGCTCATCTGCAGAGCGCACCAGCTGGTTCACGAAGGCTACAAGTTCATGTTCGACGAGAAGCTGGTAACGGTGTGGTCCGCTCCCAACTACTGCTACCGCTGTGGGAACATCGCCTCCATCATGGTCTTTAAGGACGTAAACACGAGAGAACCAAAGCTGTTCCGCGCCGTGCCAGACTCGGAGCGCGTCATCCCGCCGCGGACGACCACGCCGTACTTCCTCtga
- the RABEPK gene encoding rab9 effector protein with kelch motifs isoform X2 — MGPPLPPLEPGRRPQPGTWYRLRPRGAGPSGRVGHGCLPVPGGPGRVLLLGGADPDGAFADAHLVELGSLRWAQAGWSGLRPRYEHATFLPARRPPRLWVFGGAHRAGNRSCVQALDPETGTWESPAVAGTPPLPRTFHTSSAAIGDRLYVFGGGDKGAEPVRDQQLHVFDTATCTWSQPDTRGDPPSPRHGHVVVAVGTKLLVHGGLAGDVFYDDLFCIDTREQRWTLLQFEAPLPAGRLDHAMCVIPWRAGGTVEEEAEEEPPAPAGGKANLLQGSRDEEGLGEDPALHLLFVFGGMDTQGEMFRDCLVTLIE; from the exons atggggccgccgctgccgccgctggAGCCGGGGCGGCGTCCGCAGCCCGGCACGTG GTACCGGCTGCGGCCGCGCGGTGCGGGCCCCAGCGGGCGCGTGGGCCACGGCTGCCTCCCGGTGCCGGGCGGGCCCGGCCGCGTCCTGCTGCTGGGCGGCGCCGACCCCGACGGCGCCTTCGCGGACGCGCACCTCGTGGAGCTGG GGTCCCTGCGCTGGGCCCAGGCCGGCTGGAGTGGGCTGCGGCCGCGCTACGAGCACGCCACCTTcctgcccgcccgccgccccccgcgcctCTGGGTCTTCGGCGGCGCCCACCGGGCCGGGAACAGGAGCTGCGTCCAGGCGCTGGACCCCG AAACAGGAACCTGGGAGAGTCCCGCGGTGGCCGGCACCCCGCCGCTGCCCAGGACGTTCCACACATCCTCGGCAGCTATCGGGGACCGTCTGTACGTCTTCGGAGGGGGAGACAAGGGAGCAGAACCGGTCCGAGACCAGCAGCTTCACGTGTTCGACACAG CCACCTGTACCTGGTCCCAGCCGGACACCCGCGGTGATCCCCCGTCCCCCCGGCACGGGCACGTCGTGGTTGCAGTCGGGACCAAACTTCTCGTGCACGGAGGTTTGGCTGGCGACGTTTTCTATGATGACCTGTTCTGCATCGATACAA GGGAGCAGCGGTGGACGCTCCTGCAGTTTGAGGCCCCTCTGCCCGCGGGGAGGCTGGACCACGCCATGTGCGTCATTCCCTGGCGGGCCGGTGGCACTGTGGAAGAGGAAGCTGAAGAGGAGCCACCCGCGCCAGCTGGGGGCAAGGCCAACCTCCTCCAGGGGAGCCGGGACGAGGAGGGGCTCGGTGAGGACCCAGCGCTGCatctgctgtttgtgtttgggGGCATGGACACACAAGGGGAGATGTTCAGGGACTGCCTTGTAACCTTGATCGAGTAG